From a single Sorghum bicolor cultivar BTx623 chromosome 5, Sorghum_bicolor_NCBIv3, whole genome shotgun sequence genomic region:
- the LOC8062661 gene encoding antimicrobial peptides isoform X3, protein MGKGSGGVWWAFLLLAGVLLLAAAATAGAEEDDGALAAANRGGKKEDLRWCKKACEWQYGEDTPRKRECESQCRKRHQQADADAADEVVENGNGDGDMDMYGSRSGRRECRRQCLRRYEDQPWRTQECMTQCRRRHGGGQAEADEEEEEEYEMSGRGGEGEGRRKCRERCERHHRGGDWWEKQRCLMDCKSREQEEEEEGGSGSGGRRRREEDSGGDRCRCEKKCERHHDRGSKQRCVEACERRRQEDSDRCQKRCQHYGDRQARRWCVQRCERQGQEAGDAAAADEDNRYPGERCQKRCQHHSDWMKRLRCVERCERGREVDDGGRRDDAGNEEDRGDRCQKQCQHYSDWDKKQQCVRDCRRGRGSWETTVAGAILEVV, encoded by the exons ATGGGGAAGGGTAGTGGGGGTGTATGGTGGGCGTTCCTCCTGCTCGCCGGCGTGCTGCTGCTGGCCGCAGCAGCCACGGCCGGCGCGGAGGAGGATGACGGAGCACTGGCGGCGGCCAACCGGGGCGGCAAGAAGGAGGACCTGCGGTGGTGCAAGAAGGCGTGCGAGTGGCAGTACGGAGAGGACACCCCGCGGAAGCGGGAGTGCGAGAGCCAGTGCCGCAAGCGCCACCAGCAAGCTGACGCTGACGCCGCCGACGAGGTGGTGGAGAACGGCAACGGCGACGGCGACATGGACATGTACGGCTCCCGCTCCGGGAGGCGCGAGTGTCGGCGCCAGTGCCTGCGCCGCTACGAGGACCAGCCGTGGCGGACCCAGGAGTGCATGACgcagtgccgccgccgccacggcggcgggcaggccgaggccgatgaggaggaggaggaggagtacgAGAtgagcggccgcggcggcgagggcgagggGCGCCGCAAGTGCCGGGAGAGGTGCGAGCGGCACCACCGCGGCGGGGACTGGTGGGAGAAGCAGCGCTGCCTGATGGACTGCAAGAGCcgggagcaggaggaggaggaggaaggcggTAGCGGTAGTGGTGGCCGTCGCCGCCGCGAGGAGGACAGCGGCGGCGACCGCTGCCGGTGCGAGAAGAAGTGCGAGCGCCATCACGACCGCGGGAGCAAGCAGCGGTGCGTCGAGGCCTGCGAGCGCCGGCGACAGGAGGACAGCGACCGGTGCCAGAAGCGATGCCAGCACTACGGTGACCGGCAG GCGAGGCGGTGGTGCGTGCAGCGCTGCGAGCGTCAGGGACAGGAGGccggcgacgccgccgccgccgacgaggaCAACAGATACCCCGGCGAGCGGTGCCAGAAGAGATGCCAGCACCACAGCGACTGGATGAAGAGGCTGCGGTGCGTCGAGCGGTGCGAGCGCGGGCGAGAGGTGGACGACGGCGGCCGCCGCGACGACGCCGGCAACGAAGAGGACCGCGGCGACCGGTGCCAGAAGCAGTGCCAGCACTACAGCGACTGGGACAAGAAGCAGCAGTGCGTGCGCGACTGCCGTCGCGGCCGTGGCAGCTGGGAGACGACGGTGGCCGGCGCCATCCTCGAGGTGGTGTGA
- the LOC8062661 gene encoding antimicrobial peptides isoform X2, with translation MGKGSGGVWWAFLLLAGVLLLAAAATAGAEEDDGALAAANRGGKKEDLRWCKKACEWQYGEDTPRKRECESQCRKRHQQADADAADEVVENGNGDGDMDMYGSRSGRRECRRQCLRRYEDQPWRTQECMTQCRRRHGGGQAEADEEEEEEYEMSGRGGEGEGRRKCRERCERHHRGGDWWEKQRCLMDCKSREQEEEEEGGSGSGGRRRREEDSGGDRCRCEKKCERHHDRGSKQRCVEACERRRQEDSDRCQKRCQHYGDRQARRWCVQRCERQGADEEDSDRCQKRCQHYGDRQARRWCVQRCERQGQEAGDAAAADEDNRYPGERCQKRCQHHSDWMKRLRCVERCERGREVDDGGRRDDAGNEEDRGDRCQKQCQHYSDWDKKQQCVRDCRRGRGSWETTVAGAILEVV, from the exons ATGGGGAAGGGTAGTGGGGGTGTATGGTGGGCGTTCCTCCTGCTCGCCGGCGTGCTGCTGCTGGCCGCAGCAGCCACGGCCGGCGCGGAGGAGGATGACGGAGCACTGGCGGCGGCCAACCGGGGCGGCAAGAAGGAGGACCTGCGGTGGTGCAAGAAGGCGTGCGAGTGGCAGTACGGAGAGGACACCCCGCGGAAGCGGGAGTGCGAGAGCCAGTGCCGCAAGCGCCACCAGCAAGCTGACGCTGACGCCGCCGACGAGGTGGTGGAGAACGGCAACGGCGACGGCGACATGGACATGTACGGCTCCCGCTCCGGGAGGCGCGAGTGTCGGCGCCAGTGCCTGCGCCGCTACGAGGACCAGCCGTGGCGGACCCAGGAGTGCATGACgcagtgccgccgccgccacggcggcgggcaggccgaggccgatgaggaggaggaggaggagtacgAGAtgagcggccgcggcggcgagggcgagggGCGCCGCAAGTGCCGGGAGAGGTGCGAGCGGCACCACCGCGGCGGGGACTGGTGGGAGAAGCAGCGCTGCCTGATGGACTGCAAGAGCcgggagcaggaggaggaggaggaaggcggTAGCGGTAGTGGTGGCCGTCGCCGCCGCGAGGAGGACAGCGGCGGCGACCGCTGCCGGTGCGAGAAGAAGTGCGAGCGCCATCACGACCGCGGGAGCAAGCAGCGGTGCGTCGAGGCCTGCGAGCGCCGGCGACAGGAG gacagcgaccgGTGCCAGAAGCGATGCCAGCACTACGGCGACCGGCAGGCGAGGCGGTGGTGCGTGCAGCGCTGCGAGCGTCAGGGAGCCGACGAGGAGGACAGCGACCGGTGCCAGAAGAGATGCCAGCACTACGGCGACCGACAGGCGAGGCGGTGGTGCGTGCAGCGCTGCGAGCGTCAGGGACAGGAGGccggcgacgccgccgccgccgacgaggaCAACAGATACCCCGGCGAGCGGTGCCAGAAGAGATGCCAGCACCACAGCGACTGGATGAAGAGGCTGCGGTGCGTCGAGCGGTGCGAGCGCGGGCGAGAGGTGGACGACGGCGGCCGCCGCGACGACGCCGGCAACGAAGAGGACCGCGGCGACCGGTGCCAGAAGCAGTGCCAGCACTACAGCGACTGGGACAAGAAGCAGCAGTGCGTGCGCGACTGCCGTCGCGGCCGTGGCAGCTGGGAGACGACGGTGGCCGGCGCCATCCTCGAGGTGGTGTGA
- the LOC8062661 gene encoding antimicrobial peptides isoform X1: protein MGKGSGGVWWAFLLLAGVLLLAAAATAGAEEDDGALAAANRGGKKEDLRWCKKACEWQYGEDTPRKRECESQCRKRHQQADADAADEVVENGNGDGDMDMYGSRSGRRECRRQCLRRYEDQPWRTQECMTQCRRRHGGGQAEADEEEEEEYEMSGRGGEGEGRRKCRERCERHHRGGDWWEKQRCLMDCKSREQEEEEEGGSGSGGRRRREEDSGGDRCRCEKKCERHHDRGSKQRCVEACERRRQEDSDRCQKRCQHYGDRQARRWCVQRCERQGADDEDSDRCQKRCQHYGDRQARRWCVQRCERQGADEEDSDRCQKRCQHYGDRQARRWCVQRCERQGQEAGDAAAADEDNRYPGERCQKRCQHHSDWMKRLRCVERCERGREVDDGGRRDDAGNEEDRGDRCQKQCQHYSDWDKKQQCVRDCRRGRGSWETTVAGAILEVV from the coding sequence ATGGGGAAGGGTAGTGGGGGTGTATGGTGGGCGTTCCTCCTGCTCGCCGGCGTGCTGCTGCTGGCCGCAGCAGCCACGGCCGGCGCGGAGGAGGATGACGGAGCACTGGCGGCGGCCAACCGGGGCGGCAAGAAGGAGGACCTGCGGTGGTGCAAGAAGGCGTGCGAGTGGCAGTACGGAGAGGACACCCCGCGGAAGCGGGAGTGCGAGAGCCAGTGCCGCAAGCGCCACCAGCAAGCTGACGCTGACGCCGCCGACGAGGTGGTGGAGAACGGCAACGGCGACGGCGACATGGACATGTACGGCTCCCGCTCCGGGAGGCGCGAGTGTCGGCGCCAGTGCCTGCGCCGCTACGAGGACCAGCCGTGGCGGACCCAGGAGTGCATGACgcagtgccgccgccgccacggcggcgggcaggccgaggccgatgaggaggaggaggaggagtacgAGAtgagcggccgcggcggcgagggcgagggGCGCCGCAAGTGCCGGGAGAGGTGCGAGCGGCACCACCGCGGCGGGGACTGGTGGGAGAAGCAGCGCTGCCTGATGGACTGCAAGAGCcgggagcaggaggaggaggaggaaggcggTAGCGGTAGTGGTGGCCGTCGCCGCCGCGAGGAGGACAGCGGCGGCGACCGCTGCCGGTGCGAGAAGAAGTGCGAGCGCCATCACGACCGCGGGAGCAAGCAGCGGTGCGTCGAGGCCTGCGAGCGCCGGCGACAGGAGGACAGCGACCGGTGCCAGAAGCGATGCCAGCACTACGGTGACCGGCAGGCGAGGCGGTGGTGCGTGCAGCGCTGCGAGCGTCAGGGAgccgacgacgaggacagcgaccgGTGCCAGAAGCGATGCCAGCACTACGGCGACCGGCAGGCGAGGCGGTGGTGCGTGCAGCGCTGCGAGCGTCAGGGAGCCGACGAGGAGGACAGCGACCGGTGCCAGAAGAGATGCCAGCACTACGGCGACCGACAGGCGAGGCGGTGGTGCGTGCAGCGCTGCGAGCGTCAGGGACAGGAGGccggcgacgccgccgccgccgacgaggaCAACAGATACCCCGGCGAGCGGTGCCAGAAGAGATGCCAGCACCACAGCGACTGGATGAAGAGGCTGCGGTGCGTCGAGCGGTGCGAGCGCGGGCGAGAGGTGGACGACGGCGGCCGCCGCGACGACGCCGGCAACGAAGAGGACCGCGGCGACCGGTGCCAGAAGCAGTGCCAGCACTACAGCGACTGGGACAAGAAGCAGCAGTGCGTGCGCGACTGCCGTCGCGGCCGTGGCAGCTGGGAGACGACGGTGGCCGGCGCCATCCTCGAGGTGGTGTGA